A region of Streptomyces sp. NBC_00654 DNA encodes the following proteins:
- a CDS encoding helix-turn-helix transcriptional regulator codes for MAGRAAPTARRARLGAELRRLRERAGLTTTQAADLLGTSPGQLSNVEVARFGVSADRVRVAARIYSCSDQALIEALVAMTGDRRRGWWEEYREIMPPKLLDLAEIEHHGTALHAAHSIHIPGLLQTVDHAREIYRQAVPEISPPEIEHRVSYRIKRQAVLYRTGAVPYRAFIHEAALRMRYGGRAIARAQLLHLLRTSELDHLTMRVIPFANTYYPGSGQSVYYVQGLVPSLDTAQLDQSHGPVFIDSEAQLAQYRLLLERLGETALGDAESRDLIHGIAQEL; via the coding sequence ATGGCAGGCAGAGCCGCACCGACAGCTCGGCGCGCACGCCTCGGGGCAGAGCTGCGGAGACTGCGCGAGCGGGCGGGGTTGACCACCACACAGGCCGCCGACCTGCTGGGCACGAGCCCCGGCCAGCTGAGCAATGTGGAGGTGGCCCGGTTCGGAGTGAGCGCCGACCGCGTACGTGTCGCCGCCCGCATCTACTCCTGCTCCGATCAGGCGCTCATCGAGGCGCTGGTCGCCATGACGGGTGACCGTCGGCGCGGCTGGTGGGAGGAGTACCGGGAGATCATGCCGCCCAAGCTGCTGGACCTGGCCGAGATCGAGCATCACGGCACGGCCCTGCACGCGGCACACAGCATCCACATTCCCGGCCTGCTCCAGACCGTCGATCACGCACGGGAGATCTATCGGCAGGCGGTACCCGAGATCTCACCGCCGGAGATCGAGCACCGCGTCTCCTACCGGATCAAGCGTCAGGCTGTGCTCTACCGGACCGGCGCCGTCCCGTACCGGGCCTTCATTCACGAAGCCGCTCTCCGCATGAGATACGGGGGCCGTGCCATCGCGCGCGCTCAGCTCCTGCACCTGCTGAGGACGAGCGAACTCGATCACCTCACCATGCGCGTGATCCCGTTCGCGAACACGTACTACCCGGGGTCCGGCCAGTCCGTGTACTACGTCCAAGGCCTCGTGCCCTCCCTGGACACCGCGCAGCTCGATCAGTCGCACGGCCCGGTGTTCATCGACTCGGAAGCTCAGCTCGCGCAGTACCGGCTGCTGCTCGAACGGCTCGGCGAGACGGCACTCGGCGACGCCGAATCCCGTGACCTCATCCATGGGATCGCCCAGGAACTGTGA
- a CDS encoding DUF397 domain-containing protein has protein sequence MATYHWQKSSYCAQGEACVHIAASRGTVHLTETSDPGGAILHATPPAWAALVRAVKEKRNDV, from the coding sequence ATGGCCACGTACCACTGGCAGAAGTCCTCCTACTGCGCCCAGGGTGAGGCCTGCGTCCACATAGCCGCCTCCCGCGGCACCGTCCATCTGACCGAGACCAGCGACCCCGGCGGAGCGATACTCCACGCCACTCCCCCGGCCTGGGCCGCACTCGTCCGCGCCGTCAAGGAGAAGAGGAACGATGTCTGA
- a CDS encoding DUF397 domain-containing protein, which produces MSDRPLPDELRWIRAAPEGEPEGPGPWIEVAEGQGGDLIHLRETSDPATVVTTTRTKWEAFVKGVLAGEFDHFAEIEADGDTDTRPTDPEDPEDPADPADPEGPAGPAGPESPAGPESPEN; this is translated from the coding sequence ATGTCTGACCGGCCGCTCCCCGACGAGCTCCGCTGGATCCGCGCCGCCCCCGAGGGCGAGCCGGAGGGTCCCGGCCCCTGGATCGAGGTCGCCGAAGGACAGGGGGGCGATCTCATTCACCTCCGGGAGACCAGCGACCCCGCCACGGTGGTCACGACGACCCGGACCAAGTGGGAGGCGTTCGTGAAGGGTGTCCTGGCCGGCGAGTTCGACCACTTCGCCGAGATCGAAGCGGACGGCGACACCGACACCCGCCCCACAGACCCCGAAGACCCCGAAGACCCCGCAGACCCTGCAGACCCCGAAGGCCCCGCAGGCCCCGCAGGCCCCGAAAGCCCCGCAGGCCCCGAAAGCCCCGAAAACTGA
- a CDS encoding aldo/keto reductase, whose translation MSSQQNDSTAPAGPPPVAAAASGTWQLGDLSVNRIGYGAMRLTENADGTPSDRGRALAVLRRAVELGVNHIDTAAFYFSPLRSANELINRALAPYPDDLVITTKVGPGRDTWGDWHWAGPEQLRGQVEENLRQLGRDHLDVVNLRVPRKETTGSISEHFGALAELREAGLIRHLGISNARPDHLAEALAVAPVVCVQNAYAVGAPREEHEFLDACGVRGIAFVPFFAIAGAGREAGAGGTGDDGRVLGIARAHGVTAAQVRLAWTLNRGPHVLAIPGTGNPDHLADNVAAGALRLTADELALLEAPAGTEA comes from the coding sequence ATGTCCTCACAGCAGAACGACTCAACGGCGCCGGCCGGGCCACCACCGGTGGCAGCCGCCGCGTCCGGCACCTGGCAGCTCGGCGACCTGTCGGTCAACCGCATCGGCTACGGCGCGATGCGCCTCACGGAGAACGCCGACGGCACCCCCAGCGACCGCGGCCGGGCCCTCGCCGTACTGCGCCGGGCGGTCGAACTGGGCGTCAACCACATCGACACCGCGGCCTTCTACTTCTCGCCGCTGCGCTCGGCCAACGAGCTGATCAACCGGGCACTGGCCCCCTACCCGGACGACCTCGTCATCACAACCAAGGTCGGTCCCGGACGCGACACATGGGGGGACTGGCACTGGGCCGGTCCGGAGCAGCTGCGGGGACAGGTCGAGGAGAATCTGCGCCAGCTCGGCCGCGACCACCTCGACGTGGTGAATCTGCGCGTCCCCCGTAAGGAGACGACGGGGTCGATCAGCGAACACTTCGGCGCGCTGGCCGAACTGCGCGAGGCCGGGCTCATCCGCCACCTGGGGATCTCCAACGCCCGCCCCGATCATCTCGCCGAGGCCCTGGCCGTCGCGCCGGTGGTCTGCGTCCAGAACGCGTACGCGGTCGGCGCACCGCGCGAGGAGCACGAGTTCCTGGACGCCTGCGGTGTGCGGGGCATCGCCTTCGTCCCCTTCTTCGCCATCGCCGGGGCGGGCCGCGAGGCGGGCGCCGGCGGCACGGGCGACGACGGCCGGGTCCTCGGCATCGCCCGTGCACACGGCGTGACGGCGGCTCAGGTCCGGCTGGCCTGGACGCTGAACCGCGGCCCGCACGTCCTGGCCATCCCCGGCACCGGCAACCCGGACCACCTCGCCGACAACGTGGCCGCGGGCGCGCTCCGGCTCACGGCCGACGAACTGGCCCTGCTCGAAGCCCCGGCCGGGACCGAGGCATGA
- a CDS encoding DUF402 domain-containing protein, producing MDDDAPGRILRWNLFIGGHLSSSVPVRLVERTEAGRLVWLETGTPMWRTELPGGAHLRDIPPQDRPAGGYAVRADRWPMGSALILQPAGAGHAVFWFFGRRHRFRGWYVNLEHRVRRGEDIDVVDQELDITVAPDRTWRWKDERSFAEKTGHPAYWSAGEAVAIRSEGERVARLAESGAFPFDGTWCDFRPPRRWRTPPLPPRPGRTVL from the coding sequence ATGGACGACGACGCCCCGGGCCGGATACTCCGCTGGAACCTCTTCATCGGCGGTCACCTGAGTTCCTCCGTACCCGTACGGCTCGTCGAGCGTACGGAGGCGGGCCGGCTGGTCTGGCTGGAGACCGGCACACCGATGTGGCGCACCGAGCTGCCGGGCGGCGCACACCTCCGCGACATCCCGCCGCAGGACCGACCGGCCGGCGGATACGCGGTGCGGGCGGACCGGTGGCCCATGGGCAGCGCACTCATCCTCCAGCCGGCCGGGGCCGGTCACGCGGTGTTCTGGTTCTTCGGCCGACGGCACAGGTTCCGCGGCTGGTACGTGAACCTGGAGCACCGCGTGCGCCGCGGCGAGGACATCGACGTGGTCGACCAGGAACTCGACATCACCGTGGCTCCCGACCGGACCTGGCGCTGGAAGGACGAGCGGTCGTTCGCCGAGAAGACCGGGCATCCCGCCTACTGGTCGGCCGGGGAAGCCGTGGCCATCCGCTCCGAGGGTGAGCGGGTGGCGCGGCTGGCGGAGTCCGGAGCTTTTCCGTTCGACGGCACCTGGTGCGATTTTCGGCCACCTCGGCGCTGGAGAACACCGCCGCTCCCGCCGCGCCCCGGCAGGACCGTGCTGTGA
- a CDS encoding SCO6880 family protein → MTTQSHTITPRRTYLIGRARPNAIVGKNRETGEIALIIAGAFLGMMSGLIVPVLSLRIVLLMGFPMLALAVVYVPYKQRTFYKWFEINRSFKRSLRRGTAYRSSAMEAGVSADGREVEIGPPPGIGRISWLAAPFGPDEIAVLLHADRRTVTAAIEIEGPGVGLRDSEDQEALVDRFGTLLKHVANGDGFVTRLQMLARTLPADPDAHAKDVAQRGDKTAPGWLQESYDQLQSMVSTSSEQHRAYLVACMHYSRELAAEGHAIARAARPQGGRRLDRDAGLAVVMARELTDICARLAEADIRVRQPLGQSRLASLVHSMYDPDHPIDHIQAMTKRNAWPAELDAVEPTFLQAKTRESSTRAPWCHATAWVKEWPMTPVGVNFLAPLLVHTPDVIRTVAVCMDLEPTEVAIERMLTEKTNDEAEASRQAKMNRTVDPRDIAAHGRLDQRGEDLASGAAGVNLVGYITVSSRSPESLARDKRTIRASAGKSYLKLEWCDREHHRAFVNTLPFATGIRR, encoded by the coding sequence TTGACGACCCAGTCCCACACGATCACGCCCCGCCGTACGTATCTCATCGGCCGCGCCCGGCCGAACGCGATCGTCGGCAAGAACCGCGAGACCGGCGAGATCGCCCTGATCATCGCCGGTGCGTTCCTCGGCATGATGAGCGGGCTGATCGTCCCCGTCCTGTCCCTGCGGATCGTGCTGCTCATGGGCTTCCCCATGCTCGCCCTGGCCGTCGTGTACGTCCCGTACAAGCAACGCACGTTCTACAAGTGGTTCGAGATCAACCGCAGCTTCAAGCGGTCCCTGCGCCGCGGCACCGCGTACCGCTCCTCCGCCATGGAAGCGGGCGTCAGCGCCGACGGCCGTGAGGTCGAGATCGGCCCGCCGCCCGGCATCGGCCGGATCAGCTGGCTCGCGGCCCCCTTCGGCCCCGACGAGATCGCCGTACTCCTGCACGCCGACCGCCGCACGGTCACCGCGGCCATCGAGATCGAGGGGCCCGGCGTCGGCCTCCGCGACAGCGAGGACCAGGAAGCCCTGGTCGACCGGTTCGGCACCCTGCTCAAGCACGTGGCCAACGGTGACGGCTTCGTGACCCGCCTCCAGATGCTGGCCCGCACGCTGCCCGCCGACCCCGACGCGCACGCCAAGGACGTGGCCCAGCGCGGCGACAAGACCGCCCCCGGCTGGCTCCAGGAGTCCTACGACCAGCTCCAGTCCATGGTCTCCACCTCCAGCGAGCAGCACCGCGCCTATCTCGTCGCCTGTATGCACTACAGCCGAGAACTGGCCGCCGAGGGCCACGCCATCGCCCGCGCCGCCCGTCCCCAGGGCGGCCGCAGGCTCGACCGCGACGCCGGTCTCGCCGTCGTCATGGCCCGCGAGCTCACCGACATCTGCGCCCGCCTCGCCGAGGCCGACATCCGGGTACGCCAGCCGCTCGGCCAGAGCCGGCTGGCCTCGCTCGTCCACTCGATGTACGACCCCGACCACCCCATCGACCACATCCAGGCGATGACGAAGCGCAACGCCTGGCCCGCCGAGCTGGACGCGGTCGAGCCGACGTTCCTCCAGGCCAAGACCCGTGAGTCCTCGACCCGCGCGCCCTGGTGCCACGCCACGGCCTGGGTGAAGGAGTGGCCGATGACCCCGGTCGGCGTCAACTTCCTCGCCCCGCTCCTCGTGCACACTCCCGACGTCATCCGTACGGTCGCGGTCTGCATGGACCTCGAACCCACCGAGGTCGCCATCGAGCGCATGCTGACGGAGAAGACGAACGACGAGGCCGAGGCCAGCCGTCAGGCCAAGATGAACCGCACCGTCGACCCCCGGGACATCGCCGCCCACGGGCGGCTCGACCAGCGGGGTGAAGATCTGGCAAGCGGCGCGGCCGGGGTGAACCTGGTGGGGTACATCACGGTGTCGTCGCGATCGCCCGAATCCCTCGCCCGGGACAAGCGGACGATCCGGGCTTCGGCCGGCAAGTCCTATCTGAAGCTGGAGTGGTGCGACCGTGAACACCACCGGGCCTTCGTGAACACCCTGCCGTTCGCGACAGGCATCCGCCGCTGA
- a CDS encoding ATP-binding protein: MRDPLSALSDAFTAFLFGKVETTRLPVRTSTGQAQAVYLPTAAPGLGDSGVIIGREVYSGKGYIYDPFQLYGQQLPAPHWLVLGESGNGKSALEKTYVLRQLRFRDRQVVVLDAQGEDGVGEWNLIAQELGITPIRLDPTAALNGGIRLNPLDPSITTTGQLALLRTIIEVAMGHGLDERSGFALKVAHAYVNETIADRQPVLMDIVEQLRHPEPESAEAMNVDIDDVRAWGLDVALVLDRLVDGDLRGMFDGPTSFGIDLDAPLIVFDLSHIDRNSIAMPILMAIVGVWLEHTWIRPDRKKRIFLVEEAWHIINSPFVAQLFQRLLKFGRRLGLSFVAVVHHLSDVVDGAAAKEAAAILKMASTRTIYAQKADEARATGRVIGLPRWAVEIIPTLTPGIAVWDVNGNVQVVKHLITEAERPLVFTDRAMTEGSDTDLLPEDVRAAELEAEQRAARIENQQRLNESSESTVA; encoded by the coding sequence ATGCGAGACCCGTTGTCCGCATTGTCGGATGCCTTCACCGCCTTCCTCTTCGGGAAGGTGGAGACGACTCGGCTGCCCGTCCGTACGTCGACGGGCCAGGCCCAGGCCGTCTACCTGCCCACCGCCGCCCCCGGCCTCGGTGACTCCGGCGTGATCATCGGGCGCGAGGTGTACTCCGGCAAGGGCTACATCTACGACCCCTTCCAGCTGTACGGGCAACAGCTCCCCGCCCCGCACTGGCTGGTCCTCGGCGAGTCCGGCAACGGCAAGTCCGCGCTGGAGAAGACCTACGTCCTGCGCCAGCTCCGCTTCCGCGACCGCCAGGTCGTCGTCCTGGACGCCCAGGGCGAGGACGGCGTCGGCGAGTGGAACCTCATCGCCCAGGAGCTGGGGATAACTCCCATCCGCCTGGACCCGACCGCGGCGCTGAACGGCGGCATCAGGCTCAACCCGCTCGACCCGTCGATCACCACCACCGGCCAGCTCGCCCTGCTCCGCACGATCATCGAAGTCGCGATGGGCCATGGGCTCGACGAGCGCTCCGGCTTCGCGCTCAAGGTCGCGCACGCCTATGTGAACGAGACCATCGCCGACCGCCAGCCGGTCCTGATGGACATCGTGGAACAGCTGCGCCACCCCGAGCCCGAATCGGCCGAGGCGATGAACGTCGACATAGACGACGTACGGGCCTGGGGACTGGACGTCGCACTCGTCCTGGACCGGCTGGTCGACGGTGACCTGCGTGGCATGTTCGACGGCCCCACGAGCTTCGGGATCGACCTGGACGCCCCGCTGATCGTGTTCGACCTCTCGCACATCGACCGCAACTCGATCGCCATGCCGATCCTGATGGCGATCGTGGGGGTCTGGCTGGAACACACGTGGATCAGGCCCGACCGGAAGAAACGCATCTTCCTGGTGGAGGAGGCCTGGCACATCATCAACTCGCCGTTCGTCGCCCAGCTCTTCCAGCGCCTGCTGAAGTTCGGCCGGCGGCTCGGCCTGTCGTTCGTCGCCGTCGTCCACCACCTCAGCGACGTGGTGGACGGTGCGGCGGCGAAGGAGGCGGCGGCGATCCTGAAGATGGCCTCGACCCGGACGATCTACGCCCAGAAGGCCGACGAGGCGAGAGCGACCGGACGGGTCATCGGCCTCCCCCGGTGGGCGGTCGAGATCATTCCCACGCTGACACCGGGCATCGCCGTCTGGGACGTCAACGGCAACGTCCAGGTGGTCAAACACCTGATCACCGAAGCGGAACGCCCCCTGGTCTTCACCGACCGCGCGATGACCGAGGGCTCCGACACCGACCTGCTGCCCGAGGACGTACGAGCCGCGGAGCTGGAGGCGGAGCAACGCGCGGCCCGGATCGAGAACCAGCAACGGCTGAACGAGTCGTCCGAGTCAACGGTGGCATGA
- a CDS encoding type IV secretory system conjugative DNA transfer family protein — protein MARQAAHGSGRGREDERSGGGIPDGLLIGLLGFFVALTLLAWTSTGLAGLLAHGAWPDGVEFTRTPQALRELIAAPNDLPGAWPHTPPAQLSGYGLFWGLLIGQLMVLLVLTVFVLGVVARGRAVRQRRREERMGLVHDTPAPSSVRGRGGPEGKEAPAAPVHTEHTPAEPVTTPSATAFTPSASANTPTAATESAPTAPTTPTPPAAPMPHPPLAQPTPPTVLPSPRAPFLLYAPAATRRPAVVQAIRDADGPVLVVTSDPTVWAETKDARGKLGPVHVYDPGHLCDTPSRLHWSPTTGCEQPEVAATRAAALLAPVRPQARIDAATADTAQTLLQCWLHAAAVDGRPFRQVHRWALGGSAHEPVRLLRTHPKAASGLAGLLESAFTAYPERREVAQELTVRALSALSSVHIREACTANRADSLALESFGAEGGTLYAVGEPIEDPRHRPGAMPFLTALTSYVVEHGRRMAARSSDGRLDPPMTLVLDDVAAVAPLPQLPELLATGQDQGMPTLVLLRSQEQGRARWRQHLELPATGRG, from the coding sequence ATGGCACGCCAGGCAGCGCACGGTTCGGGACGTGGGCGCGAGGACGAACGAAGCGGCGGCGGCATCCCGGACGGCCTGCTGATCGGCCTCCTGGGCTTCTTCGTCGCGCTGACCCTGCTGGCCTGGACGTCCACGGGCCTGGCCGGACTCCTCGCACACGGCGCCTGGCCGGACGGGGTGGAATTCACCCGGACCCCGCAGGCCCTGCGCGAACTGATCGCGGCACCGAACGACCTGCCGGGCGCCTGGCCGCACACGCCACCGGCCCAGCTCTCCGGGTACGGGCTCTTCTGGGGCCTGTTGATCGGTCAGTTGATGGTGCTGCTGGTGCTGACGGTATTCGTACTGGGGGTGGTGGCCCGCGGCCGCGCGGTACGGCAGCGGCGCCGCGAGGAGCGGATGGGCCTGGTGCACGACACCCCGGCCCCGTCGTCCGTACGCGGCCGAGGAGGGCCGGAGGGCAAGGAAGCCCCGGCCGCCCCCGTACACACCGAACACACCCCCGCGGAACCCGTCACCACCCCGTCCGCCACCGCCTTCACCCCGAGCGCATCGGCGAACACCCCGACCGCGGCGACCGAAAGCGCCCCCACGGCTCCCACGACCCCCACGCCCCCCGCAGCGCCCATGCCCCACCCGCCGCTCGCGCAGCCCACGCCTCCCACCGTCCTCCCCTCCCCCCGCGCTCCCTTCCTGCTCTACGCCCCCGCCGCCACCCGCCGCCCCGCCGTCGTCCAGGCCATCCGCGACGCCGACGGCCCCGTGCTCGTCGTCACCTCCGACCCCACCGTCTGGGCCGAGACGAAGGACGCCCGCGGCAAACTCGGCCCCGTACACGTCTACGACCCCGGCCACCTCTGCGACACCCCGTCCCGCCTGCACTGGTCGCCCACCACCGGCTGCGAGCAGCCCGAAGTGGCCGCCACCCGCGCCGCCGCGCTCCTCGCGCCGGTCAGGCCGCAGGCCCGGATCGACGCGGCGACGGCCGACACGGCACAAACGTTGCTGCAGTGCTGGCTGCACGCCGCCGCGGTGGACGGCCGCCCCTTCCGCCAGGTGCACCGCTGGGCACTCGGCGGAAGCGCCCACGAACCGGTGCGCCTGCTCCGTACGCACCCCAAGGCCGCCTCCGGACTCGCCGGGCTGCTGGAGTCCGCCTTCACCGCCTACCCGGAACGCCGCGAGGTGGCCCAGGAGTTGACCGTACGGGCCCTTTCGGCCCTGTCCTCGGTCCACATCCGCGAGGCGTGCACGGCAAACCGAGCGGATTCACTCGCGCTGGAATCATTCGGGGCCGAAGGGGGAACGCTCTATGCGGTGGGCGAACCCATCGAGGATCCCCGCCACCGGCCGGGCGCGATGCCTTTCCTCACCGCGCTCACCTCATACGTGGTCGAGCACGGCCGCCGCATGGCCGCACGGTCATCCGACGGTCGGCTCGACCCACCAATGACGCTCGTCCTCGACGACGTCGCGGCCGTGGCTCCCCTTCCCCAGCTCCCGGAGCTGCTGGCGACCGGTCAGGACCAGGGCATGCCCACCTTGGTCCTGCTCCGCTCACAGGAACAGGGCCGCGCCCGCTGGCGGCAGCACCTCGAACTGCCCGCCACCGGCCGCGGATAG